taggcattatggttgaacttgatggacgtatgtcttttttcaacccaacttactatgttactatgttaccataaAATCATAGCCGTATGCCTTTAATTAAAAAAGCTGCTTCTGGTAATTTATGGAAGTTTCAATTTTTACATCAGAATTTCATCTCTGACACTTGGAGTGGTAAGACGGGTGTGTGTATGGGGCAACTTGTGAAAGGCGGCCTCAGGGTGGCCAAGGGGCCAGAAACACCCCTGTGTCAGTGTAAATAATATAGAAAGGCCTGTATTTATTCTTTCATAAAAGGCAGCAAGCCAAGTCAGGCACATATTGGAGGCTCTGTGGGTCAGGTCACCTTATTGTCCATGCACACATTACAAtgtagtatccctttaaggaactATGGGAGGAGCAAATCGCTTCTTTACGTGCTTAGGCCAATCTAGGAACCCAGAGccactgttatacagtatatatacagcctTTCAGTTTATGCATCATTTGCACAATTTAGTTTGCCACCTGGCAAAACAGAAAGCTTTGTGTACCCAGTTTTtgctatataatatttatttttttccactggCATTTTAgtttgctttaaataaaaataccGCACGGTTCGATAGGCGCTACCGAGCCAGCTTTGCCCTGTGCCTAAAATACAAGCGCCAAAAGCCTAACAAATCCCCACACTAACATTCGCGCTTTTTGCGTTCAATCTTCCTTTAATTAATAATGAGGGCAATTAAATCTAATGCTACATCACGTTTGTATTCTGTGCAATATAAAGCCATCGATTGCTTTAGCCTACTGACAGAGTTCCGGATTGTGCGGGCTGGCAACATCTCGCGAGAACAGAAAAGTTCCCATAACGCACCGCGCCCTCTCCCTCCTCCCTCTTTCCGCCATACTGCAGAGCCGGTGAGTAGGGCTGAAGCTTTGGCCTGACGCTAATCTTGCCTGTATCCCGGCCATCCTTTCTCCGGGTGTCGATCTAATGTGCTCAGTAAAGAGAGCGCATCGGGCGCCGCCGGTTCAACAAGTTATTGGGTATCTTCGACTTGTGTATGGCGGTGGAAAGGGATGACAAAGTATGGGCCGGCTCTTTCTAGCCTCCAGGCTGACTCTTGAGTTTAGGCGCCTATGGTGTCAGTGTCAGGAAGCCCATACGCCTTCCAATTGCTGGTACTGATTATTGGTTCTCCTACGGGGTTGCTGGGGCTGATGCCACTGTGTTTGTATGGGAGTAGGGAGTCTGCTTGGGACTTGCCAATTGCTATTTATGAATGTAGGATCGCCCCATGTACCTTGTGTCTGCTGCCCTTATCGCatgttagattgcaagctctctgGGGCAGGCATTTCATAACCAAAACTGTCCCCTTCGGCTTCTGAAATGCTCCCCCTATAAGCTATCTCAGTAATACCTGTCTTATACAGGGACTTGCTGCCCATTCTCAGTATTTCCTGTAACCTATAGGCTGCCTTACCTGCTGGGAAGCTTAGGTCTCCCTCTGTTTTATTGGTTGGGGGGCACTGTTAGCGTCAGATCCTTTCTACCTAAAGTATCAATAAGGACCTAGGATTTGGTTGccttaatgaaaaaaaacttcATATTATGAAATTACAGTCTTTAGTGTTTCTGCATTTGTTTGTGAATGTAACTGCTTCTGAAACATGTGTGTTTAGTTGTTTATATTCTCTGACCTACTGGGTATGATTCCTGAAACATTGTAGCAGAACCCAGCTGACAGGGGTGCGCTTTGACTTCAACTCTTCAAAGAATAGATTACAGGAGGGGATAAATACTGCTTTTTTAGTTGCAGTTAAATTAAACCATTTTATTTCCTACTGCTTGTAAGGAGTGCTTCTAAGAGGAATTGGACTTTATAATTGTGTTTTATTGGCTTTCTCTTTAAATTCTTTAATTCTGCAGTTGAGTTGAAATCTGGTTCCTAGAGCCACTGAAGAAATGAGTTGTATGAGAATGGTAATAGGAGCATAAGCACTTTAAATAGCAGCTCCAGAAACCAAGATAGCCTTTTGTTTCCATTGGAAAGGCAGATTGTAATCAAAGCAAGTGTTGCAGCTTATTTCTTCAGCATGCTCAATTGACTGACCCCTTCACCTGGTCTCACATGGCAGATATTTGTATGATTTCATATGTTGATGGGAAATCTGTCCTGTGCTAAGTTTGCCTTGTGATATGGGCCAAGTAGTTCAAATATTGTCCAATGACCCCATAAGCACTCTAGCAAATAATGGCCTCCCCATCTTTCTCCTTTCCTCAGTTGTCAGTTGTGTAATCACCCCACAAAACCAATTTCTGCCCATAAACAGGTCATTAATCGTTCCATATACACAAAGTATTCTCCACCTGGCACATTTTTGCTTTATACACATTTCTTAATCTTGCGCGatgtagtacagcaacatctggggacccaaCGCTGCACCATATAATCCAGAGTTTTCTAgcagttgtagtccagcaatctCTCAATAAAAACGTAACAGCTGCAGAGTATTTTGAGCCATTTGTCACTgattttaattttaacttttctCTAGGCACCATGGTGCGCATGAATGTCCTTGCGGATGCTCTGAAAAGTATCAATAATGCAGAGAAACGTGGCAAACGCCAGGTCCTCATCCGACCATGTTCAAAAGTGATTGTGCGATTCCTGACAGTAATGATGAAGCATGGTAAGTGTCTCACAGCAAGAATCAAAGCCCTGTGTTTCATTTcagaaactgtgtttttttttttccccagttgaTCACAGCGTATTAGGTAAATAGTCCCAGTAGCTGTTAGCCTGTAGTTAACTTGACACTACTCTCTTGTGTGTGCCAAAAACCTGCTCATCAGGAGCACAACACACTGCAGCAGTCACTGAAGTCCACTACCTATCGGAATGCCTGGCCAACTTTATTCATTGGGAGTCAGCCAGTGAATGGACTTAGTTGGGGCTTGGGCAGAGATCAAGGTTGTTCTGTGCTATTTAGTCCTGCTCTGCTCAGTGGCAACTTACATGCAGTGACTGCTTAAACATCATTTGTGCTTGTCTCTGATTGGCTCACTTCACAAAGCCAGCGGTGCGGCTGCCAAATTGATTTCAAGTTCATTTCAAGAGCCCTCAATGCTGTTTCTTTTAAATGctacaaaaatatgtatttgaaGGCTGTTTTTAGGGGTTACTAATAGAACCCTCTAAACAGTCAAGGAACCTTTTACTTGCCTTAATGCCGAATGGCTGTGTGAAATAGTCTGAGAACTATAGGCTAGGTAACTGACCAGGTTTTATTTTCCTGTAAGTGGCTTGTTTGGtctgaacacattttttttttttttttacaaaatggctCTAAGtcatatgtattgtatgtatgtttgcttaaaggaaaagtaacactaaaattttttatctaaaaaatctattctaccctcccccaacaattgccctatcctgaaaaccatttgttattttgaatgtgattgcctttgttcaaatgacaggaagctaagttttttacaggtattttctacgaaagcattcaaaataacaaatggttttcaggatagggcaattattgggggacggtagaatagatttttttgttttaatttttagtgttacttttcctttaattggcAGCTTAGATCCTGTGCTTACCAGTATGCACTGTTTTGAACATGAAAGTGTTTGGTATGGGGCACTGTATACGCTGGTATGGCTAAACATTTGCCCTTTTATATGTAGATGTCATTTAAGGTCTGTACAAAATCAGCAGAGGTGATTTAGGGCAACGGCATACAGGGTTATTTCAGGCACTTAGATATCATATttttatgctatgtaaaaaagaTGCAGTTGTGCCCAGAACAACCACATGTATCTTTTTAAGGTACATTACGGGATCATTTAATCCTTTATCTGAATGGCATATGCACTTTAATTGCACTGCTATTTAGGGATGTCTTTGTTTTGCTACTAGAGTGGGGGCAATAAAGAACATGGTTGAACAGGATAACAAATATTCAAATCCATAAGTATAACACCTAAACATTTTGTGATGGTTACATAGTGCTTTAAGGAATCAGAATGCTGTTGACAAAATGATCGAGGCTGTGCACGAATTGCGGAATgttgttttggggttctgtaccagcccaagaccaTCACTGAGTTTAATTTCAAGGATCTGTcttattttagagaaaattaccAGCTTTTGGCTGTATGAGGGAAACTGGAGCACCCATTCAAGCTTGGGGAGAACATAGAAATTCCTTGCATGCTGTGCTCTAGTTTTAATGGAACCCAGATCAGTTTGGGATGCTTTCTAGCCTATTGTCTGGGTATAAGCAGGAAACTACGGCTTATTCCAAAACTGTTGGAGTTCTATTTGCATTAAACAGCAGCACCAAATGTAACTGCTTCACCTTGAGCGTCTCCTGCCACATACAGATATGGCAAACacacaattaaaaaaaggaaacttgCTTGTGTAGCATGGTTACAGATCAGACAGAACACGGGTCAGACATGAGGCTTAGCCCGAATGGTTGTAAGGGAAAGGCTTTTATGTCCAGtgatttttttgagtttacattctTTCAGAAACATGCTTTGCTGTgcaagtaatattttttttttttttctcccaggtTATATTGGGGAGTTTGAGATTATTGATGATCACAGAGCTGGGAAAATTGTAGTCAATCTCACAGGAAGGCTTAACAAGGTAAATATTTTGTATGAGCCTTCTGGCCAAGTTGTGTATGTGTGTTGTGTGattgtgcagtaaaaaaaaaactaatctgTTTTTATGATTTGAGTGCGTGCTTAGCACTCTCCTACTCTTCCCTATTTCTACTTCTATTTCTATTCCCTAATACCAAATGTTTCTTCCTGGCCAGTCAGTCCACAGCTACTTAAATGAGCCTCAACTGGGAGAGGTCTATCACTGTTATGGACATTCTAATTTATAGTGGAAATTAAAATGAGCCTTTTTCTAGAATGCATTGGGATGAGCACCTTTGTTGACATGTCGGTGGATATATTTAGCTTTGcctctttattatcctttatatagcgccaacatgtCATGCAGCATTTTAAAGAGATTATTCAGCATTCATGcaaaccaaacttttttttttttaagaaattgtaGGAAAAATTGAGTAGCacaagtgaagaaaaaaaattccTGGGAGTTAAAATTgttggctgtgattggctgttggtagcctttatgtggactggcagcctacaggaggttctgtttggaaGTACAAATGATTTTTATGCAACTTCAAGCcagcaatttaaaaataaacacctgctttgaggccactgggagcaacacgcTATGGGTTGATTAGGAACCTTGTTGGTGGATCACTGGGGAATACTAATTCTCTATGCAGACAGCACCCAAGTCAGACTGAAACACACAGGAACTTAGTGATTTAAGGCAACAGTGCTAACCATTATGCCACTCACTAGGGCTCACAAAATGGATAGTAGGTAGTAGCAGAGGCAGGTATTTACATTTAGTAGAAATACTGGCCGCACAGGCACATTTTAAGTGGCTGCTGGGACAGGTGTGCCTACTTTAGGAAATTGCAACTCTCCACAAAAAGAACAGGACCGTACCACTGTCTTTCCCTAACACAATAATGTGGATATGTGGCTTTAGCCTTAGAGCTTCACATATTATACGTTATATATTACTatacaaattaaattaaaggCACCTAAGACCCCTATATTTCCCCCGTTAGAGATGCTGGCTAATAGAGCCCCATTCGGGTTGGGAGGAAACAAGTTTGtcgttttgtttttgtttttttta
The genomic region above belongs to Xenopus tropicalis strain Nigerian chromosome 9, UCB_Xtro_10.0, whole genome shotgun sequence and contains:
- the rps15a gene encoding 40S ribosomal protein S15a; its protein translation is MVRMNVLADALKSINNAEKRGKRQVLIRPCSKVIVRFLTVMMKHGYIGEFEIIDDHRAGKIVVNLTGRLNKCGVISPRFDVQLKDLEKWQNNLLPSRQFGYIVLTTSAGIMDHEEARRKHTGGKILGFFF